A single Triticum dicoccoides isolate Atlit2015 ecotype Zavitan chromosome 2A, WEW_v2.0, whole genome shotgun sequence DNA region contains:
- the LOC119355576 gene encoding probable serine incorporator: protein MWCASCLASACAGCACNLCSSAAASVTRRSARLAYCGLFAASLILSFLLRQFAAPLLQHIPWINTFDDTPPEEWFQMNAVLRLSLGNFLFFAIFALMMIGVKDQNDRRDAWHHGGWIAKFAIWVVLVVLMFFVPNIVISVYEILSKFGSGLFLLVQVVMLLDFTNNWNDSWVEKDEQKWEIALLVVTVICYLATFAFSGVLFMWFNPSDHDCGLNVFFIVLTMILAFVFAIIALHPQVNGSVMPASVISVYCAYLCYTSLSSEPYDYACNGLHMHPKQVSMSALVLGMLTTVLSVVYSAVRAGSSTTFLSPPSSPRSGARNPLLADSNVEEGKGSSEGSEPRPVSYSYTFFHLIFALASMYSAMLLTGWTSATSDRSELMDVGWTTVWVRICTEWSTAALYIWTLVAPLLFPDRDFS, encoded by the exons ATGTGGTGCGCGTCGTGCCTGGCGTCCGCCTGCGCGGGCTGCGCCTGCAACctctgctcgtcggcggcggcgtccGTCACTCGCCGCTCAGCCCGCCTCGCGTACTGCGGCCTTTTCGCGGcctccctcatcctctccttcctcctccgccaGTTCGCCGCGCCCCTCCTCCAGCACATCCCAT GGATAAATACGTTTGATGATACACCGCCAGAAGAATGGTTTCAAATGAATGCTGTTCTTCGTCTCAGCTTGggcaatttcttgttttttgcaataTTTGCTCTCATGATGATTGGTGTCAAAGACCAGAACGATAGGCGAGACGCATGGCACCATGGTGGCTGGATTGCAAAGTTTGCTATCTGGGTCGTTCTTGTTGTTCTTATGTTCTTTGTCCCGAACATCGTAATTAGTGTTTATG AGATATTGTCAAAGTTTGGATCTGGCTTGTTCCTTCTGGTACAAGTCGTGATGCTTTTAGACTTCACAAATAATTGGAATGACTCTTGGGTTGAGAAGGATGAGCAAAAGTG GGAAATAGCTTTGCTGGTGGTGACTGTGATTTGCTATCTCGCCACGTTTGCCTTCTCCGGTGTGCTCTTCATGTGGTTCAATCCCTCTGATCATGATTGTGGTCTCAATGTGTTCTTTATTGTCTTGACAATGATTCTTGCTTTTGTATTTGCAATAATTGCTTTGCACCCCCAG GTCAATGGGAGCGTTATGCCTGCTTCGGTCATTTCTGTTTACTGTGCATACCTGTGTTACACTAGTCTCTCGAGTGAACCATATGACTATGCGTGCAACGGGCTTCACATGCACCCAAAGCAGGTCTCAATGAGCGCCCTTGTGCTtgggatgctcaccaccgtgctctCTGTAGTGTACTCTGCCGTTCGCGCTGGATCTTCCACTACTTTCCTttcgccgccgtcgtctcctagATCTG GTGCGAGGAACCCTTTGCTTGCTGACTCCAATGTGGAGGAGGGGAAGGGCAGCAGCGAGGGAAGTGAGCCGCGGCCTGTGAGCTATTCTTACACCTTCTTCCACCTTATATTCGCCCTCGCGAGCATGTACTCGGCCATGCTTCTGACGGGCTGGACGAGCGCCACTTCAGATAGGTCGGAGCTGATGGATGTCGGATGGACGACCGTCTGGGTGCGCATCTGCACGGAGTGGTCCACCGCAGCGCTGTACATCTGGACCCTTGTTGCTCCGCTGCTCTTTCCTGACCGGGACTTCTCATGA